A segment of the Halodesulfovibrio sp. genome:
GAACAGAGTTCAGGTTGTTCCATACTGCTCAAAAAACGGGTAGTCCAATCCATTACATCACGGGGAGCATACATGCTCACAGTAGCCGTGCAAAAGGATAGCCCGTCTGGCGATTGGGCAAGCAGGTCTTCAAATGCCTCTACGCCCCGCTCGTGTAAGAAACTGTCAATGTCTTCACCATCAGGCAAAAGAACAACACGACATTTCATGCCTTTTGCCAAAATCATTTCACAACTTTTTAACGCTGCTTTGCGCCCTGCTTCATCTCCATCAAAAATGAGATCAACAGAAGAACAAAAGCCGCTCAGTCGTTTTACCTGATCCGGCGTAAGAGCAGTGCCGAGCACCCCACAAGCATTTTCAAAACCAAATTGATGCAGAGTAAGCACATCCATGTACCCTTCTGTAAGAAAGGCACTTTTGGTTGCTGATATAGCTCTGCGAGCCTGAAAAAGTCCGTAAAGATGCTCGCCTTTTTTGTAGATTGCCGAATCACTACTGTTGATATACTTCGCTTGATCACTTTTTCCAATGATTCTACCGCCAAAAGCGATAACTTGTCCGGAAAGGTTCTTGATCGGGAAAATAAATCTTCCACGAAAGCGATCATACACACGTCCGCGATCATTACGTGACAACAGACCAGCCTCAGCAGCCTGTTTCTGAGTCATCCCCTGTGCAATAAGTGCATCAGAAAGGGATTGCCACGAATCAGGAGCCCAGCCCAGTTCAAAGCGTTCAACAATCTCAGGCGCAAGCTTGCGCCCTTTTATATAATTTCGACACTCCCGTGCATCATGCTTGGAAAGATTTTGGCGAAAGTGATTTTTCGCAATGTCATACATAGCATAACATTGCTTTCGAAAATCACGCTCCTCTTTCGCACGAGGGTCTGGTTTGTACTCTGCAAGTTGAACTCCGGTTTCTTCTGCAAGTTGTTGCAGTCCTTCCCGAAATTCCAATCCATTCACTTTACAATAAAAGTCAATAACATCGCCAGCAGCCTGACACCCGAAACAATAGTAAAAACCTTCTTCCTCATTAATTGAAAAAGATGGTGTCTTTTCCTGATGAAAAGGACAAAGCCCCATCCATCTGCCTCCGGCATGGCGTAATTCCATATAGCGCCGTGCCACATCGGCAATATTCAGTCGGGCTTTTATTTCTTTGACAGCAGAAAATCCGCTATTTGTCATG
Coding sequences within it:
- the dnaG gene encoding DNA primase; translation: MTNSGFSAVKEIKARLNIADVARRYMELRHAGGRWMGLCPFHQEKTPSFSINEEEGFYYCFGCQAAGDVIDFYCKVNGLEFREGLQQLAEETGVQLAEYKPDPRAKEERDFRKQCYAMYDIAKNHFRQNLSKHDARECRNYIKGRKLAPEIVERFELGWAPDSWQSLSDALIAQGMTQKQAAEAGLLSRNDRGRVYDRFRGRFIFPIKNLSGQVIAFGGRIIGKSDQAKYINSSDSAIYKKGEHLYGLFQARRAISATKSAFLTEGYMDVLTLHQFGFENACGVLGTALTPDQVKRLSGFCSSVDLIFDGDEAGRKAALKSCEMILAKGMKCRVVLLPDGEDIDSFLHERGVEAFEDLLAQSPDGLSFCTATVSMYAPRDVMDWTTRFLSSMEQPELCSFYVSRIASGLGLDEAELRQLVAPKKNVQSASRSSFPQRGRQEKSGRWGKKKDEIQGQAPRPVLAASLEERVLQFIVRYPHHVFTLEQYGGIELLQSAWAESLWNKISAYGNDAAEYLEGKEKVFWIKHRIVDTVAMQKEQEELNDVCMFLERTRRQQQGQSLVAAMRHITEGGEQDAEMDFLLALKESLGRSNGEY